One region of Amphiprion ocellaris isolate individual 3 ecotype Okinawa chromosome 9, ASM2253959v1, whole genome shotgun sequence genomic DNA includes:
- the tg gene encoding thyroglobulin isoform X2, producing MAWLLRISCILLCCPALLQGKASEYQLDSETLSQCESLRGVAVAKQQDHIPHCAEDGRFRPVQCSGRSQECWCVDAEGQEVAGTRTNSSAPHCPTACQLQSLLRCSASGQFEEVQCESSRGQCWCVDQDGMELYGTRQNGRPARCPGSCEVRTRRLLHTSMSPPPPPPQCDEGGSFLPVQCKFINTTNRAELDLLHAFNRFPEAFETFSSFRKFFPLLSSYCFCSDSRGREMENTGMELLLSEVYDSAFSGLRSGRSFAQTNIYRVLQRRMLGVRLALTGHFRCPSPCEEERRAAMAASSVFVPSCESDGSFTSTQCQQGGQCWCVDPTGRELPGTRQFGDSLVCRSGPVDCLSQRRLALSRLFSGPVEPPLQTSSDRSPASCLSLLRPLRNILPAEMDPTSFLSSLVQVLHGLLPSVGGALQALTRSSPQRLQENLFGGKFLKSAAAFNFSGSVGAQGALGLGQLSSQTTVLQKNRDLVQSVSRALEDATFLSALQNTLMGLSSSQSASLQQVLTPLLRSCSGDQEGEGSIFVPSCTSSGGFQDIQCGGAECWCVDSQGQEVTGSRTAGRRPRCPTHCEKARELALRVRSNMAAGAEIHIPACSEDGNFLPLQCVGSRCFCVDAEGKTMIGGPTGGAVTCSEKMTQNLQSSAGRCSQALAEVTAFRQEVKNIIALSNSSHLPLGYGFLLAEGLRLTSEELQISQSEEELRLSDRLLSRSKAALRLAAFSTVQMLLPPRRRTYQMFTPQCDADGRWMVTQCYHSTGQCWCVDEDGEYIPDSLTSRSVHLPRCLTRCQRADAHYLLSGWMKGITATSAYLPQCEQDGRFSVLQTGGAAGWCVNPQTGETIRAASQNAAGQLTCPSWCELQGLQCRPDGSFAPLQCDAATCWCVSEDGQEVGGTRTPRQAGRSPSCDRPLCPTPVITHGALLCRPAANGRQSCDLICHHGYQNSLGISSFQCETATQQWDDGPLSSACQISQPLQSVSSSQLWLLSSSCSQISSLQSQLFSMMTSRGLCSAQLPVSRRSVSLCDDSSLSLRCDADDSLRLTLTWTAAMSDLPTADLPDLHDIGVFLNESRLLEGVQGILGNVRSMLTSEPTLVSMTTPNFGCSRGYRLSSDGDGCVVCPAGSFSREGACLLCPQGTYQDEEGRDFCNRCPSGSSPAGASSVDLCMTECQGRGLRCSQRGDFLPAQPDLQSGRWRCFSSEGAELKWTSSDATLTDAECSVLRKFEEVPRSDLTVGAEDAEVLQTMTSDLTTCIQACAVEPSCHHVALFNRQTQCELYSTNTVNTHCNASQQSSGFLGDLQAEHFDGLSCSLRVRGGASDLLVIRKKGMEFSSRQRQQSFVRMRMMKALSGVFRTQVFSSRRSSLSDVHRFCQDGCSRDACCDGFILNQNALDGGTLLCGWLRAPSVLMCGEQDWDVIGQGVASRMCGAGLTYKKEQGNFVFDFGGQKFTISGSALPADSKNKKDYQTSIISFQSIYLNSDSAVSSSGSGSSSCPAAEPNPPLDESVQQKFESLSADDVLVDPQRKLPVLSFLLNKNNYNSQQALLWCLTRCDAELECSVADLRDAAGFFSCSLFPDSSVCGAYDKPLRRPCRPVLDRTPNNTYSKKVNLSGPVKSFYERVSFQKMVSYSVRSRVPLKANTPLSEGFMDCERRCDEDPCCRGIGFVRDTKSPEVVCLALISLGVQTCSDADSTSWMTQDCRPSAVKTSPEPFGWYQKPVNQWSSSPALCPPFNLPPTKNNVSMDEWRLLSDSSVAIDPSLATYDVIHVSRDIATNRDKTRDWCLHACHQAESCAAVSLREAESATRCVLYPDTTACGLSSAPGSSSPAYSCRTVLREPASQVYLRAERLPSVTSVSIPGHGILRGIAMETALGSDRRTVVQFLGVPYARPPIGSLRFEAAQPADWLGTWDATKPRSSCVQPGDVESAASSEDCLYLNIFTPAALRGRVPVLVFFFNPSANQSPGLLDGSVLAAVGNIIVVTASYRTAALGFLSTGASGLRGNYGLSDQEAVLRWVHAHISLVGGDNTRVTVGAERGGADITSLHLLSSSPPLFQRMMLMGGSVFSPVLIQTPSTSRRQAIDLAAELGCPTSDDDKMASCLRAVPMQQLNTAQTKLLAVRGPFQSWSPVRQSVSQPASFHRVDLLLGTSEHDGLISRARRIKDFEVLQGRADGKTAFYEALSRSLGGASGNPLLKEAATWFYSLDHSPSAAGYNLFSRALNNATRDLFIICPTLQMASHWAKSNANVFLFHQPDSSAHSRADVSVPLDVQFVFGAPHHPLSSQRFSSSDRRLSLAVMSYASSFIQSGNPNPSRVWAESALPRWQPVLSSEVPPTYLELSPALQHQEGLSQNACSFWRQLGTRLTSSTGELGAEPVQPAELPLAAPSSQSQTEKDAYS from the exons ATGGCCTGGCTGCTCCGCATCtcctgcatcctgctctgctgccCGGCGCTGCTGCAGGGCAAAGCTTCAG AGTACCAGCTGGACTCGGAGACCCTCAGCCAATGTGAGTCACTGAGGGGCGTCGCTGTTGCCAAGCAACAAGATCACATCCCTCACTGTGCAGAGGATGGCAGGTTCAG ACCTGTACAGTGCAGTGGGCGGAGTCAGGAGTGTTGGTGTGTGGATGCTGAAGGTCAGGAGGTCGCCGGGACTCGAACCAACAGCTCTGCGCCTCATT GTCCGACCGCCTGTCAGCTGCAGTCGCTGCTGCGCTGTTCTGCTTCAGGCCAGTTTGAGGAGGTGCAGTGTGagtccagcagggggcagtgttGGTGTGTGGACCAGGACGGCATGGAGCTGTACGGGACCAGACAGAACGGCCGACCCGCCCGCT GTCCTGGCAGCTGTGAGGTGAGGACGAGGCGTCTCCTCCACACCTCcatgtctcctcctcctcctcctcctcagtgtgATGAAGGCGGCAGCTTCCTCCCTGTTCAGTGTAAATTCATCAACACCACAAACAGAGCAGAGCTGGACCTGCTGCACGCATTCaacag GTTTCCTGAAGCCTTCGAGACGTTCAGTAGTTTCAGGAAGTTTTTCCCGCTGCTTTCTTCATACTGTTTCTGTTcagacagcagaggaagagagatggaaaacacag GtatggagctgctgctgtctgaggtGTACGACTCGGCGTTCTCAGGTCTTCGTTCTGGTCGCTCCTTCGCTCAGACCAACATCTACAGGGTCCTGCAGAGGAGGATGCTGGGAGTTCGGCTCGCCCTCACCGGACACTTCAGAT GTCCTTCTCCATGTGAGGAGGAGCGGCGGGCGGCGATGGCGGCGTCCAGCGTCTTCGTTCCGTCCTGTGAGTCCGACGGATCCTTCACCTCCACACAGTGTCAGCAGGGGGGGCAGTGCTGGTGTGTCGACCCCACAGGCAGAGAACTTCCTGGGACGCGACAGTTTGGAGACTCCCTGGTCTGCC GTTCTGGTCCGGTCGACTGCCTGTCTCAGCGTCGCCTGGCTCTGTCCCGGCTCTTCTCCGGTCCGGTTGAACCTCCTCTCCAGACCTCCTCTGACAGATCTCCAGCCTCCTGCCTCTCCCTCCTCCGTCCCCTCAGGAACATCCTGCCAGCAGAAATGGATCCGACTTCCTTCCTCTCAAGCCTGGTTCAGGTCCTCCACGGTCTCCTGCCCTCGGTGGGCGGGGCTCTGCAGGCTCTAACCCGATCCTCGCCACAGCGCCTCCAGGAGAACCTGTTTGGAGGAAAGTTCCTGAAGAGCGCTGCAGCCTTCAACTTCAGCGGGTCGGTGGGAGCTCAGGGAGCTCTCGGTCTGGGCCAGCTGTCCTCTCAGACCACCGTCCTGCAGAAGAACCGGGACCTGGTCCAGTCCGTCAGCAGGGCCCTGGAGGATGCCACCTTCCTGTCCGCCCTCCAGAACACTCTGATGGGTCTCAGCAGCTCTCAGTCTGCCTCACTGCAACAG GTTCTGACTCCTCTGCTGCGTTCCTGCTCTGGTGACCAGGAGGGTGAAGGTTCTATCTTTGTTCCCAGCTGTACGTCCAGCGGTGGTTTCCAGGACATCCAGTGTGGCGGTGCAGAGTGTTGGTGTGTCGACTCTCAGGGTCAGGAGGTCACCGGGTCGCGGACCGCCGGCCGTCGGCCTCGCTGTCCGACCCACTGCGAGAAGGCCCGAGAGCTGGCCCTGAGGGTCAGATCAAACATGGCTGCCGGCGCTGAAATCCACATCCCAGCATGTTCGGAGGACGGAAACTTCCTGCCGCTGCAGTGCGTCGGATCACGCTGCTTCTGTGTGGACGCTGAGGGGAAGACGATGATCGGCGGACCAACAGGGGGCGCCGTCACAT gttcagagaaaatgacacagaatCTTCAGTCCTCTGCAG GTCGGTGCTCGCAGGCGTTGGCTGAGGTCACAGCTTTCAGACAGGAAGTGAAGAACATCATCGCCCTCTCAAACTCCTCCCACCTCCCTCTGGGTTATGGATTCCTATTGGCTGAAGGTCTACGTCTGACCTCTGAGGAGCTCCagatcagccaatcagaggaggAGTTGCGGCTCTCTGATAGGCTGCTGAGCCGCTCCAAAGCTGCTCTGCGATTGGCTGCTTTCTCCA CGGTCCAGATGTTGCTGCCTCCTCGACGTCGCACCTACCAGATGTTCACTCCTCAGTGTGACGCTGACGGACGCTGGATGGTCACCCAGTGTTACCACAgcacag gtcAGTGTTGGTGTGTTGATGAAGATGGAGAATACATCCCCGACTCTCTGACCAGCCGCTCGGTCCACCTGCCCAGAT gtcTGACTCGCTGTCAGAGAGCTGACGCTCACTATTTGCTCTCTGGTTGGATGAAAGGCATCACCGCCACGTCAGCCTACCTGCCGCAGTGTGAGCAG gACGGTCGGTTCTCAGTGCTGCAGACAGGAGGCGCTGCAGGATGGTGTGTGAACCCTCAGACTGGAGAGACAATACGAGCAGCGTCGCAGAATGCCGCAGGACAGCtgacat GTCCCAGCTGGTGTGAGCTGCAGGGGCTCCAGTGTCGCCCTGACGGCTCCTTCGCCCCACTACAGTGCGACGCCGCCACCTGCTGGTGTGTGTCAGAGGATGGACAGGAAGTGGGCGGGACTAGAACACCCCGACAGGCGGGACGCTCGCCATCATGTGACC GTCCCCTCTGTCCCACCCCAGTTATTACCCATGGTGCACTGCTGTGCCGCCCGGCCGCCAACGGACGTCAGAGCTGTGACCTCATCTGTCACCACGGTTACCAGAACTCGCTTGGCATCAGCAGCTTCCAGTGTGAGACGGCAACTCAGCAATGGGATGATGGACCACTGAGCTCCGCCTGCCAGA tctCTCAGCCTCTCCAGTCGGTGTCGTCCTCTCAGCTCTGGTTGTTGTCGTCGTCCTGCTCTCAGATCAGCTCGTTACAGTCTCAGCTGTTCAGCATGATGACCAGCAGGGGGCTCTGCTCTGCACAG ctTCCTGTGTCGCGCCGCTCTGTGTCGCTGTGTGACGACTCCTCGCTGAGCCTTCGCTGCGACGCCGACGACTCGCTGAGGTTAACGCTCACCTGGACCGCCGCCATGTCTGACCTGCCGACTGCTGACCTCCCCGACCTGCACGACATCG GAGTCTTCCTAAACGAGTCCAGACTTCTGGAAGGAGTGCAGGGAATTCTGGGTAACGTCCGCTCCATGCTCACATCAGAGCCAACGCTGGTTTCTATGACGACACCGAACTTCGGCTGTTCCCGTGGTTACCGCCTGAGCAGTGACGGTGACGGCTGTG TGGTTTGTCCTGCTGGTAGTTTCTCCAGGGAGGGGGCGTGTCTTCTGTGTCCACAGGGAACCTACCAGGACGAAGAAGGGCGGGACTTCTGCAACAGGTGTCCCAGCGGCTCCTCACCTGCCGGAGCTTCATCCGTCGATCTGT gtATGACAGAGTGTCAAGGCCGGGGCCTGCGGTGTTCACAACGAGGCGACTTTCTGCCAGCGCAGCCCGACCTGCAGTCCGGCAGGTGGAGGTGTTTCAGCAGCGAGGGGGCGGAGCTTAAGTGGACGAGCAGCGATGCGACTCTGACCGATGCTGAGTGCTCAG TTCTCAGGAAGTTTGAGGAGGTTCCTCGATCAGACCTGACAGTCGGAGCTGAAGATGCTGAAGTCCTGCAGACGATGACGTCTGACCTCACAACCTGTATCCAag CCTGTGCAGTAGAGCCGTCCTGCCACCATGTGGCGCTCTTCAACAGACAGACTCAGTGTGAACTGTacagcacaaacacagtgaACACACACTGCAACGCCTCCCAACAG TCCAGCGGGTTTCTGGGTGATCTGCAGGCCGAGCACTTTGACGGCCTCAGCTGCTCTCTGAGAGTGAGGGGCGGGGCTTCGGATCTGCTGGTCATCAGGAAGAAAG GGATGGAGTTTTCCTCACGGCAGCGGCAGCAAAGCTTCgtgaggatgaggatgatgaaggCGCTCTCAGGTGTGTTCAGGACTCAGGTGTTCTCCTCCAGGCGAAGCTCTCTCTCGGACGTTCACCGTTTCTGTCAGGATGGCTGCAGCCGCGACGCCTGCTGTGACGGGTTCATCCTCAACCAGAACGCCCTGGACGGAG GTACTCTGCTCTGTGGTTGGCTGAGAGCTCCGTCAGTGTTGATGTGTGGGGAGCAGGACTGGGATGTGATTGGACAGGGCGTGGCCAGTCGGATGTGTGGGGCAGGGCTTACCTACAAGAAGGAGCAAGGCAACTTCGTGTTCGACTTCGGAGGACAAAAGTTCACCatca GTGGCTCAGCACTGCCAGCTGACAGTAAGAACAAGAAGGACTACCAGACCTCCATCATCAGCTTCCAGTCCATCTACCTGAACTCTG ATTCAGCCGTCagcagttctggttctggttcctcTTCCTGCCCTGCAGCAGAGCCCAATCCTCCCCTGGATG aatcGGTGCAGCAGAAGTTTGAGTCTCTGTCTGCCGATGACGTCCTGGTGGATCCTCAGAGGAAGCTTCCTGTTCTGTCCTTCCTGCTCAACAAGAACAACTACAACTCCCAGCAGGCTTTGCTCTGGTGTCTCACCC GCTGCGATGCAGAGCTGGAGTGTTCGGTCGCTGACCTCAGAGACGCTGCAGGTTTCTTCAGCTGCTCGTTGTTTCCTGACAGCAGCGTCTGCGGCGCCTACGACAAACCTCTGAGACGGCCGTGTCGCCCCGTGCTGGACCGGACACCCAACAACACCTACAGCAAGAAGG TGAACCTGTCTGGACCAGTGAAGAGTTTCTACGAGAGAGTTTCCTTCCAGAAGATGGTTTCTTATTCGGTTCGCAGCAGAGTCCCCCTGAAAGCAAACACTCCGCTGTCTGAAGg GTTCATGGACTGCGAGCGACGCTGTGATGAGGATCCTTGTTGCCGTGGTATCGGCTTCGTCCGTGACACCAAATCTCCAG AGGTTGTGTGTCTCGCTCTCATCAGTCTCGGCGTTCAGACCTGCAGTGATGCCGACTCGACCTCATGGATGACTCAGGACTGTCGACCGTCTGCAGTAAAGACATCACCAGAGCCTTTCGGCTGGTACCAGAAACCAG TCAATCAGTGGAGTTCATCTCCAGCTCTGTGTCCTCCGTTCAACCTACCGCCAACCAAAAACAACG TGTCGATGGACGAATGGCGTCTCCTCTCTGACTCATCCGTCGCCATCGATCCGTCTCTTGCTACGTATGATGTCATCCATGTGAGCCGTGACATTGCCACCAACCGGGACAAGACCAGGGACTGgtgtctccatg CCTGTCATCAGGCGGAGTCTTGTGCTGCCGTGTCACTCAGAGAGGCGGAGTCTGCTACGCGCTGTGTCCTCTACCCCGACACGACCGCCTGTGGGTTAAGCTCTGCCCCGGGCTCCTCCAGCCCCGCCTACTCCTGCCGAACAGTTCTCAGAGAGCCCGCCTCCCAGGTGTACCTGAGAGCAG AGCGGTTGCCATCGGTGACGTCCGTCTCCATCCCGGGTCATGGCATCCTACGGGGCATTGCCATGGAAACAGCGCTGGGATCAGACAGGAGGACGGTGGTTCAGTTCCTCGGAGTCCCGTACGCTCGTCCTCCAATAGGATCGCTCCGCTTTGAAGCAGCTCAGCCAGCTGATTGGTTGGGAACCTGGGATGCCACAAAACCACG CTCCAGCTGTGTTCAGCCCGGTGACGTTGAGTCTGCAGCCTCCAGTGAGGACTGTCTCTACCTGAACATCTTCACTCCTGCTGCTCTG AGGGGGCGTGTCCCAGTCCTGGTTTTCTTCTTCAACCCTTCAGCCAATCAAAGCCCAGGACTGCTGGATGGCTCCGTCCTCGCAGCTGTGGGTAACATCATCGTGGTAACAGCCAGCTACCGGACAGCAGCGCTGGGATTCCTGAGCACAG GTGCATCTGGTCTCCGCGGTAACTACGGCCTGTCGGATCAGGAGGCGGTGCTTCGTTGGGTCCACGCCCACATCTCCCTGGTGGGCGGAGATAACACCAGGGTGACCGTGGGGGCGGAGCGTGGCGGCGCTGACATCACCAGCCTCCACCTGCTGTCGTCTTCACCTCCTCTGTTCCAGCGGATGATGCTGATG GGAGGTTCTGTGTTTTCTCCGGTGCTGATCCAGACTCCCTCCACCTCCAGACGTCAGGCGATCGATCTGGCCGCAGAACTTGGCTGTCCAACCTCTGACGACGACAAGATGGCCTCCTGCCTCAGAGCGGTGCCGATGCAGCAGCTGAACACCGCTCAGACGAAG CTGCTTGCCGTCAGAGGCCCGTTTCAGTCCTGGTCTCCGGTCCGTCAGTCCGTCTCCCAGCCGGCATCCTTCCACAGAGTCGACCTTCTGCTGGGAACCTCTGAGCACGACGGTCTAATCAGCCGGGCTCGCAGGATAAAG GACTTCGAGGTTCTGCAGGGTCGAGCCGATGGGAAGACGGCGTTCTACGAGGCTCTGAGCCGCTCACTGGGCGGAGCCTCTGGAAACCCACTGCTGAAGGAGGCGGCGACCTGGTTCTACTCTCTGGATCACAGTCCTTCAGCTGCTGGATACAACCTGTTCTCCAGAGCACTCAACAACGCCACCAG agaTCTGTTCATCATCTGTCCGACACTGCAGATGGCCAGTCACTGGGCGAAGAGCAACGCTAACGTCTTCCTGTTCCACCAACCAGACAGCAGCGCTCACAGCAg GGCTGATGTGTCGGTTCCTCTGGACGTCCAGTTTGTTTTTGGGGCTCCTCATCATCCACTCAGCTCTCAGCGTTTCAGTTCCTCTGATCGCCGCCTCTCATTGGCCGTGATGAGCTACGCCTCCAGCTTCATACAAAGCGG GAACCCGAACCCATCGCGTGTGTGGGCGGAGTCAGCACTGCCCCGCTGGCAGCCCGTCCTGTCCTCTGAGGTCCCACCCACCTACCTGGAGCTAAGCCCCGCCCTCCAGCACCAGGAGGGTCTGAGTCAGAATGCCTGCTCCTTCTGGAGACAGCTGGGAACCAGACTGACCAGTTCAACAG GCGAGTTGGGGGCGGAGCCTGTCCAGCCTGCTGAGCTCCCATTGGCTGCTCCATCCAGCCAATCACAGACCGAGAAAGATGCCTACAGTTGA